The Prionailurus bengalensis isolate Pbe53 chromosome D2, Fcat_Pben_1.1_paternal_pri, whole genome shotgun sequence genome window below encodes:
- the HPS6 gene encoding Hermansky-Pudlak syndrome 6 protein yields the protein MKRMGTLRQLSDLSHFSGAARLRELLAADPAVKVRCSPDGRHLLLLRSPGAPCPQLLVAVRGSDAELERAWPAGHPSPLDAFFLPWPARPALVLVWESGLAEVWGAGVGPGWRLLRSTELCPAGGACVVAVAVLRGRLVWCEERQAGAEGQLGPPAAFSHCVCFRTLEPNGEGGTNLGRTHVLLHHCPSFGLLASRKDLFLVPTATTWPGVGHILLTWSPGKGKVMVVAPCLGLSHCKSLNPVRGDTWDFRTLLRGLPGLLSPMKPLTVHTWAPTPQGLLLLDFRGTVSLVQTHGGTRTVGTLQEAPVGLAGSAALGTFHGTLACVLGSTLELLDMGSGQLLERKVLSTDRVHLLAPPAPGMEDEEELETRGGLRLLSASGLFRVGWEAPQGLEVPSAEDLVFEEACEYYQRRSLRGAQLTPEELKHNSTFRAPQALASILQGHVSPSTLVTTLRAELRDYRALDQLKAHLVAGDDEEAGWTELTEHEVARLLRTELMGDQLVQLNTVFQALPTAAWGAVLRALQLQPDGNGRLRSHAPPDVWKKVLGGTSAGKEPPNGILPLFELLCQCLCRLEPRWLPPFVELAQQQGGPGWGAGGPGLPLYRRALAVLGEEETRSEALELELLLGSGRPKAVLQAVGQLVQKEQWQRALEAGLALGPSSPLLRSEIFKLLLAEFARHRRLDAYLPHLRRLCPPDLTPAELLLLIRTHLPDELEPPTPFPKPGTEPPLTVGLLRALLEQTGAQGRPLGPVLSLYEDILCDPGTPPPTPPREPMTTLQTSDHPVLEAWAPSGQGLCVTDKG from the coding sequence ATGAAGCGTATGGGGACTCTGCGCCAGCTTTCGGATCTCAGCCACTTTAGCGGCGCGGCCCGGCTCCGGGAGTTGCTGGCCGCTGACCCAGCCGTAAAAGTCCGCTGCAGCCCAGACGGCCGCCACCTGCTGCTCCTCCGATCCCCGGGGGCGCCGTGCCCACAGCTGCTGGTGGCGGTGCGTGGCTCCGACGCGGAGCTGGAGCGTGCCTGGCCCGCTGGCCACCCCTCACCGCTAGACGCCTTCTTCCTGCCGTGGCCGGCGCGACCGGCGCTGGTCCTGGTGTGGGAGAGTGGCCTAGCCGAGGTgtggggcgccggggtggggCCTGGCTGGCGGCTGCTGAGGAGTACCGAGCTGTGTCCAGCCGGTGGAGCCTGTGTGGTGGCCGTGGCGGTGCTCCGAGGCCGCCTGGTGTGGTGCGAGGAGCGTCAGGCTGGCGCGGAGGGCCAGCTGGGACCGCCTGCTGCTTTCAGCCATTGCGTGTGCTTCCGAACCCTGGAGCCCAACGGAGAGGGCGGCACCAACCTGGGCCGCACACATGTCTTGCTGCACCACTGCCCCTCTTTTGGGCTGCTGGCCTCCCGCAAGGACCTCTTCCTGGTGCCCACTGCCACCACCTGGCCTGGTGTGGGTCATATTCTGCTCACTTGGAGCCCAGGCAAGGGCAAGGTGATGGTGGTTGCCCCATGTCTTGGCCTCTCCCACTGTAAGAGCCTGAATCCCGTCCGAGGGGACACATGGGACTTCCGGACACTGCTCCGAGGCCTTCCTGGGCTGCTGTCCCCCATGAAGCCATTGACTGTACATACCTGGGCCCCAACTCCCCAGGGCCTGCTATTGCTTGACTTCAGGGGCACTGTGAGCCTGGTGCAGACCCATGGTGGTACCCGGACTGTAGGCACGCTGCAGGAGGCACCTGTAGGCCTGGCAGGGTCTGCAGCACTGGGAACATTTCATGGTACTCTGGCCTGTGTGCTGGGCTCCACGTTGGAACTGCTGGACATGGGCAGCGGGCAGCTGCTGGAGAGAAAGGTCCTAAGTACAGACCGAGTACATTTACtggcacccccagcccctggcatgGAGGATGAGGAAGAGTTGGAGACCCGAGGGGGTCTTCGTTTGCTTTCAGCCTCGGGTTTGTTTCGAGTAGGCTGGGAAGCCCCACAGGGCCTTGAAGTGCCTTCAGCTGAAGACCTGGTGTTTGAGGAGGCCTGCGAGTACTACCAGCGGCGGAGCCTACGGGGTGCCCAGCTTACCCCAGAGGAACTGAAACACAACAGCACATTCCGGGCGCCTCAGGCCCTGGCCTCCATTCTCCAGGGACATGTGTCCCCATCTACACTAGTGACCACACTGAGGGCTGAGCTTCGAGATTACCGGGCCTTAGATCAGCTCAAAGCCCACCTGGTGGCTGGGGATGATGAGGAGGCTGGCTGGACTGAGCTGACAGAGCACGAAGTGGCACGTTTGCTGAGGACCGAGTTGATGGGAGACCAGCTGGTCCAGCTCAACACTGTTTTCCAAGCCCTTCCTACAGCAGCCTGGGGTGCAGTCCTCAGGGCCCTGCAGCTCCAGCCAGATGGGAATGGCAGGCTGAGGTCCCATGCTCCCCCTGATGTGTGGAAGAAGGTACTGGGGGGTACTTCAGCTGGAAAGGAACCCCCCAATGGGATACTGCCCCTCTTTGAACTCCTGTGCCAGTGCCTCTGCCGGCTGGAGCCTCGATGGCTGCCACCCTTTGTGGAGTTGGCACAGCAGCAGGGTGGGccgggctggggagcagggggccCAGGGTTGCCCCTGTATCGCCGAGCCCTGGCAGTACTGGGTGAGGAGGAGACCAGGTCTGAGGCCCTGGAGCTGGAGCTGCTCTTGGGCAGTGGGCGGCCCAAAGCTGTGCTCCAAGCTGTGGGCCAGCTGGTGCAAAAGGAGCAGTGGCAGCGGGCCCTGGAGGCAGGCCTGGCCCttggcccctccagccccctgctTCGAAGCGAGATCTTCAAACTGCTGTTGGCCGAATTTGCCCGGCACCGCCGACTTGATGCTTATCTCCCCCACCTTCGCCGCCTATGCCCACCAGATCTAACTCCAGCAGAGCTCCTGCTTCTAATACGGACACACCTCCCagatgagttggagccccccaccccattccctaAGCCTGGGACAGAGCCCCCTCTCACTGTGGGGTTGCTCAGAGCCCTGCTGGAGCAGACTGGGGCTCAAGGACGACCCTTGGGCCCGGTTCTAAGCCTGTATGAGGACATCCTATGCGACCCGGgcactccaccccccaccccacctcggGAACCCATGACTACCCTCCAGACATCAGACCACCCAGTCTTGGAGGCCTGGGCACCATCTGGACAGGGCCTCTGTGTGACTGACAAAGgctaa